A stretch of the Chitinophaga sp. Cy-1792 genome encodes the following:
- a CDS encoding TonB-dependent receptor yields the protein MKGKVRCISERRSLSLWKSVFTLKLILFLFLTLQVSAVNNAQGLINLKSKNIAFDEAFKQIESRTEYRFYYSKADFSSYKPLDISLENASIDQALNTMLSSTDMTWKIMKGTKVVLFKADAATVSPAAVIHGTVTDNNGEPVPGASVVVKGTTKGTTTGNNGSFTLDAPDGAILVISAIGFTSQEIPVKGGDFHIKLKTSETSINEVVVVAYGVQKRVNLSGSVNTLNKEQIVNRPVTSLTNSLQGLIPGMVVLARPGDVGSDIGTINVRGRGNLGTSSPLFIVDGVPVTAGDFARINPSDVESMSVLKDAAASSLYGSRASFGVILVTTKKGKSGKPTVDYNGYYGLQKAVVLPHMLGSYDYAVLSNEASVNAGGTPVFTADQLNKIKTGSSPDSFPNTDWYSLALKNSAPITEHQVSVSGGGQTRYYFSGAYFNQGSLIPDKALNRYSFRTNVESQVSEKFKIGTNISYVREEVNSKSGDLSFVSLNRVTPLLVNKQSNGQWGSINGGVIDATLAKDNPIRMLQEGGRANTGGNRFIGNLNGTYTPIKDLNISGLFSYNSFNSDSAAFINRMDPINNFNTGLPIASTAVNVNQLTEVWHNTTNLLGQLTASYNKHIGNHFGQLLGGTSFENNKTKYIGVIRKNFVTNSLNAIDAGSTDPLNTTAGGGTQQYALFSLFGRFNYSYGEKYFLEANLRGDESSKFAPGHRWGYYPSFSGGWRIGQEAFLKNNPIVTDLKLRGSWGKLGNINNVGNYDFYDGLNSSTVAILDEKQQDGVSPGRLANNTLSWEKTTMSNIGIDASFIKNKLSLQLDVFNKVTNDILLQDASVPYEAGLSQAQLPSRNMGSVQNRGLELTLGYSDHVGEFKYAVGGNFSTIKNKILTLNNGTDIINGNYIQRVGGSVGDFYMYQADGLFTTDAEVAKHAKQFSGTKAGDIKYVDQNNDGVINADDRVVTGNDVPYLTYGLNASASYKNFDFSIIGQGVQGVKVYLDAEASQAFFNGAGVKEYVLGRWTKDNPNPNAAYPRVLRSAANSQNLQVSSFWLFNADYFRVKSMSLGYTLPEKVAQRAHLQKLRVYVAAANPFTVRGDHRMKDFDPESASTRASFPQLKSYSFGINLTL from the coding sequence ATGAAAGGAAAAGTTCGTTGTATCTCTGAGAGGCGATCGCTGTCTCTCTGGAAATCTGTCTTTACACTAAAATTGATACTGTTTTTATTCCTGACATTACAGGTGTCTGCCGTAAATAATGCCCAGGGACTGATCAATTTGAAATCAAAAAACATTGCTTTTGATGAGGCTTTCAAACAGATCGAAAGCCGGACGGAATACCGTTTCTATTATAGCAAAGCTGACTTCAGCAGCTATAAGCCATTAGATATTTCCCTCGAAAACGCCAGCATTGACCAGGCGTTAAACACCATGCTCAGCTCAACCGACATGACCTGGAAGATAATGAAAGGTACAAAGGTAGTACTGTTCAAGGCTGATGCTGCAACAGTAAGCCCTGCCGCAGTTATCCACGGTACGGTGACTGACAACAACGGAGAGCCTGTCCCTGGTGCTTCTGTAGTGGTTAAAGGCACCACAAAAGGTACCACCACCGGCAATAATGGTTCATTCACCCTCGACGCCCCTGATGGAGCGATACTCGTGATTTCTGCCATCGGCTTTACCAGCCAGGAAATTCCTGTAAAAGGTGGTGATTTCCATATTAAATTAAAAACATCTGAAACCAGTATCAATGAAGTAGTGGTAGTGGCTTATGGTGTACAGAAACGCGTGAACCTCTCCGGCTCCGTAAATACTTTAAACAAGGAACAAATCGTAAACAGACCGGTAACCTCCCTGACCAACTCCTTACAGGGGCTGATCCCTGGCATGGTGGTACTGGCGCGTCCTGGTGATGTAGGCAGTGATATTGGAACCATAAACGTTAGAGGTCGTGGTAACCTGGGAACTTCCAGTCCGCTCTTCATCGTTGACGGAGTACCGGTTACAGCAGGCGACTTCGCGAGAATCAACCCATCTGATGTAGAAAGTATGTCCGTGCTGAAAGATGCTGCGGCTTCTTCTCTTTACGGTTCCAGAGCGTCTTTCGGCGTTATCCTGGTTACTACCAAGAAAGGTAAATCAGGTAAACCAACGGTAGACTATAACGGCTACTATGGCTTACAAAAAGCCGTTGTACTGCCGCATATGCTGGGTTCCTATGACTATGCAGTACTGAGTAATGAGGCATCTGTTAACGCTGGCGGAACGCCGGTATTCACTGCTGACCAGCTCAATAAAATTAAAACCGGCTCCAGCCCGGATAGCTTCCCTAATACAGACTGGTACTCCCTCGCGTTGAAAAATTCAGCGCCTATCACTGAACACCAGGTGAGCGTTTCCGGCGGCGGACAAACACGCTATTATTTCAGCGGCGCCTATTTTAACCAGGGATCATTAATCCCGGATAAAGCATTAAACCGCTATTCTTTCAGAACCAATGTAGAGTCACAGGTATCTGAAAAATTCAAAATCGGAACTAACATCTCCTATGTCAGAGAAGAAGTGAACAGCAAAAGTGGTGACCTGAGTTTTGTTAGCTTAAACCGCGTTACACCTTTATTGGTAAATAAACAGTCCAATGGCCAGTGGGGAAGTATTAACGGCGGCGTAATTGACGCAACGCTGGCAAAAGATAACCCTATCAGAATGTTACAGGAGGGAGGCAGAGCTAATACCGGTGGTAACCGCTTTATCGGTAACCTGAATGGTACCTATACTCCCATTAAAGATTTAAACATCAGTGGGCTGTTTTCCTATAATAGTTTCAATTCAGATAGTGCTGCATTTATTAATAGAATGGACCCGATTAATAACTTTAATACCGGTCTGCCTATTGCTTCCACTGCGGTGAATGTAAACCAGTTAACAGAAGTATGGCATAATACTACCAACTTGCTCGGTCAGTTAACAGCAAGCTATAATAAACATATTGGCAACCATTTTGGCCAGTTACTGGGTGGTACTTCCTTCGAAAATAACAAAACAAAATATATCGGTGTAATCAGGAAAAACTTTGTAACCAACAGCCTGAATGCTATTGATGCTGGTTCTACTGATCCGCTGAATACAACTGCCGGTGGTGGAACACAACAGTATGCACTGTTCTCCTTATTCGGAAGATTTAATTACTCTTATGGTGAGAAATACTTCCTCGAAGCTAACCTGAGAGGAGATGAGTCGTCCAAATTTGCACCTGGCCACAGATGGGGTTATTATCCTTCCTTCTCCGGTGGATGGCGCATCGGTCAGGAGGCGTTCCTGAAAAATAATCCGATTGTTACTGACCTGAAACTGAGAGGTTCCTGGGGTAAATTAGGTAATATCAATAACGTTGGTAACTACGATTTCTATGATGGGTTAAACTCATCTACCGTTGCTATCCTCGATGAAAAGCAGCAGGATGGCGTTTCTCCGGGCAGACTTGCGAATAACACGCTTTCCTGGGAAAAAACAACCATGTCTAACATCGGTATCGATGCAAGCTTTATTAAAAATAAACTCTCGCTGCAGTTAGATGTTTTCAATAAGGTGACAAACGATATCCTGCTACAGGATGCTTCTGTACCTTACGAAGCCGGACTTTCCCAAGCACAGTTGCCTTCCAGAAATATGGGTAGCGTTCAAAACAGGGGTTTGGAACTGACCCTGGGTTACAGCGATCATGTAGGTGAGTTCAAATATGCAGTAGGCGGTAATTTCTCTACCATAAAAAATAAGATCCTCACACTGAATAATGGTACCGATATTATCAATGGTAACTATATCCAGCGTGTAGGCGGTTCCGTTGGTGATTTTTATATGTACCAGGCAGATGGCCTGTTTACAACAGATGCTGAAGTGGCAAAACATGCCAAACAGTTTTCTGGTACCAAAGCCGGAGATATTAAATATGTTGACCAGAATAATGATGGCGTGATCAATGCTGATGACAGAGTCGTTACCGGTAATGATGTACCATATCTTACCTATGGTCTGAATGCTTCGGCAAGCTATAAAAATTTTGATTTCTCTATCATTGGACAAGGTGTACAAGGTGTGAAAGTTTACCTGGATGCAGAGGCTTCACAGGCATTCTTCAACGGCGCTGGTGTAAAAGAATATGTGCTTGGCCGCTGGACTAAAGACAACCCGAATCCAAACGCAGCATATCCACGCGTTTTAAGATCTGCTGCCAACTCTCAGAACTTACAGGTATCCAGCTTCTGGCTGTTCAATGCAGACTACTTCAGGGTAAAATCAATGTCTTTAGGATATACACTGCCTGAAAAGGTTGCACAACGTGCACACCTGCAGAAACTCAGAGTTTATGTTGCTGCCGCAAATCCATTTACTGTAAGAGGGGACCATCGAATGAAAGACTTCGATCCGGAATCAGCTTCCACCAGAGCTAGTTTTCCTCAGTTGAAATCCTATTCATTTGGTATTAACCTGACCCTCTAA
- the mutS gene encoding DNA mismatch repair protein MutS: protein MQQHKAIKDRYPDAVLLFRVGDFYETFNEDAVIAAQVLGIVLTKRANGSSNGDLAGFPHHALDTYLHKLVKAGYRVAVCDQLEDPKMAKGIVKRGVTELVTPGVAVNDKLLENASNNFLAAVHFGGDVTGVSFLDISTGEFFVAEGSIEYVDKLLQSFRPAEVLFARQQQKNFKATFGSRFFTYTLEEWIFTSTYAEEILLKQFQTHSLKGFGVEGMPAAIVAAGATLHYLRDTEHPHLQHITRMQRINQDDFLWMDRFTVRNLELLNSSVENGHTLLKVLDNTSTPMGARLLKRWLVFPLRHKDRINERLDTVEYLIKETELARALEQHLKQTGDLERLVSKIPLKKINPREVMQLARALQQVQAVKDLLGNTLSDYLRSLYEKLDPCVQIMDRILNELQETPPVLVNKGGVIKDGINAELDELRGIATKGKDYLLQIQQKESEATGIPSLKIAFNNVFGYYLEVTNTHKNKVPDTWIRKQTLANAERYITPELKEYEEKIVGAEDKILALETRLFDELLASLQPFISPVQQDAQILARLDCLLCFAHNAVQYKYRRPVITDGYELQIKEGRHPVIERGLPPGEAYVSNDISLDKDDQQIIILTGPNMSGKSALLRQTALITLMSHMGSFVPASSAEIGLTDKIFTRVGASDNLSGGESTFMVEMNETASIINSITPRSLVILDEIGRGTSTYDGISIAWSIVEYLHDMSGHQPKTLFATHYHELNELENKHKRVKNYHITNMESGNKIIFLRKLARGGSRHSFGIHVAKMAGMPPELINRANEVLAQLEEKHIDSALQQQVKNIALPTQKLQLNIFDAHSDTFKDIREKLTHVDINRLTPVEALLKLSEIKGMIGE from the coding sequence ATGCAACAGCACAAGGCTATCAAAGACAGGTACCCGGATGCTGTGTTATTGTTCCGCGTAGGCGATTTTTACGAAACATTCAATGAAGACGCGGTTATAGCCGCACAGGTACTGGGCATTGTTCTCACCAAAAGAGCAAATGGTTCATCCAACGGCGACCTCGCAGGTTTTCCACACCATGCGCTGGATACCTATCTCCATAAACTGGTAAAGGCCGGCTATCGTGTAGCCGTGTGCGACCAGCTGGAAGACCCCAAAATGGCCAAAGGCATTGTAAAACGCGGCGTTACCGAGCTGGTAACTCCCGGCGTGGCCGTCAACGACAAACTCCTGGAAAACGCCAGCAATAACTTCCTGGCGGCTGTCCATTTCGGTGGTGATGTAACGGGGGTATCTTTCCTCGATATCTCTACCGGCGAATTCTTTGTTGCCGAAGGCAGCATTGAATATGTGGATAAACTCCTCCAGAGTTTCCGTCCGGCAGAAGTACTGTTTGCCCGTCAGCAGCAGAAAAACTTTAAAGCCACCTTTGGTTCCCGATTCTTTACCTATACCCTGGAAGAATGGATCTTTACTTCCACCTATGCGGAAGAAATCCTTTTGAAACAGTTCCAGACCCATAGTCTGAAAGGCTTTGGCGTGGAAGGCATGCCTGCCGCCATTGTGGCCGCCGGCGCTACCCTCCACTATCTCAGAGACACAGAACACCCGCACCTCCAGCATATTACCCGTATGCAGCGCATCAACCAGGACGATTTCCTCTGGATGGACCGCTTTACTGTACGTAACCTGGAACTGCTCAACAGCAGCGTAGAAAATGGCCATACCCTCCTGAAAGTGCTGGACAACACCTCCACTCCTATGGGCGCCCGACTGCTGAAACGCTGGCTGGTATTCCCGCTGCGTCATAAAGACCGTATCAACGAACGTCTTGATACGGTAGAATACCTGATCAAAGAAACGGAGCTGGCCAGGGCACTGGAGCAACACCTGAAACAAACCGGCGACCTGGAAAGGCTGGTATCCAAAATACCACTGAAGAAGATCAATCCACGCGAGGTGATGCAGCTGGCACGCGCCCTCCAACAGGTGCAGGCCGTAAAAGACCTGCTGGGCAATACCCTCTCCGACTACCTGCGCAGCCTGTACGAAAAACTGGACCCCTGTGTACAGATCATGGACCGTATCCTGAACGAGTTACAGGAAACACCTCCCGTACTGGTCAACAAAGGCGGCGTCATCAAAGATGGTATCAACGCGGAGCTGGATGAACTGCGTGGCATCGCCACCAAAGGCAAAGACTACCTCCTGCAGATACAACAGAAAGAGTCGGAAGCCACTGGCATCCCTTCACTGAAGATTGCCTTCAACAATGTATTCGGCTACTATCTTGAGGTCACCAATACCCATAAAAATAAAGTTCCTGACACCTGGATACGTAAACAAACGCTCGCAAATGCGGAACGTTATATTACGCCGGAGCTGAAGGAATATGAAGAGAAAATTGTTGGTGCGGAAGATAAGATCCTGGCACTTGAAACACGCCTCTTCGATGAGCTGCTGGCATCACTGCAACCGTTTATTTCTCCGGTACAGCAAGATGCGCAGATACTGGCGCGACTCGATTGTCTGCTCTGCTTTGCGCACAATGCCGTGCAGTATAAATACCGCCGCCCCGTGATCACTGATGGCTATGAGCTGCAGATCAAAGAAGGCCGCCATCCGGTGATTGAGCGCGGGTTACCGCCGGGCGAAGCCTATGTAAGCAATGACATTAGTCTGGATAAAGATGACCAGCAGATCATCATCCTGACCGGCCCCAACATGAGTGGTAAATCGGCGCTGCTGCGCCAGACGGCCCTCATCACGCTGATGTCGCACATGGGTAGCTTTGTGCCGGCCAGCAGTGCGGAAATAGGCCTGACAGACAAGATATTCACCCGGGTGGGCGCTTCTGATAACCTTAGTGGTGGCGAGTCTACCTTCATGGTGGAAATGAACGAAACGGCCAGCATCATCAACAGTATCACGCCAAGGAGCCTGGTTATACTGGATGAAATTGGACGTGGTACCAGCACTTACGATGGTATCTCTATCGCCTGGAGTATTGTGGAGTACCTGCATGACATGAGCGGCCATCAGCCTAAAACGCTGTTTGCCACCCACTATCATGAGCTGAATGAGCTGGAGAACAAGCATAAACGCGTAAAGAATTACCATATTACCAATATGGAATCCGGCAATAAGATCATCTTCCTGCGTAAACTGGCACGTGGTGGCAGCAGACATAGCTTTGGTATCCATGTAGCTAAAATGGCCGGCATGCCGCCAGAGCTGATCAACCGTGCCAATGAAGTACTCGCACAGCTGGAAGAGAAGCATATCGACAGTGCTTTGCAGCAACAGGTGAAGAACATTGCTTTGCCAACACAGAAACTTCAACTGAATATCTTCGATGCACATAGCGATACCTTTAAAGATATCAGAGAGAAGCTCACGCATGTTGATATCAACAGGCTGACGCCAGTAGAGGCTTTGCTGAAACTGAGCGAGATTAAAGGAATGATTGGTGAGTAA
- a CDS encoding thioredoxin family protein gives MRTPIVNSNFFRSPGLILQMLMILQVIICKPALAQNALFKEKDLSSALEKAKKEHKGLLLYCHTSWCVPCREIEQVTLKDSSISALIQANYVPLSYDLEEGFGIDIAKKYRLVSVPTIIILDSDLKVHFRSDKIPYQIGDFKKFINKAIAATNDSLSIAKGITADFKLSYPQFYEDYFNKPNGTMDSSVVAKYLATQTNLFSEVNWGVISLFPVDFKYYQFVIDNAIKFKSLFGDEVRDKIWVNLYKNGGDYAKRKDVAGYTKILHAYLAVRSSNDSLNYKDSTMYMIKYYAKAGDNWEVYQNLVDAYTTRYNMSYTYFWELIMQQCTPPAINQFFLKGISAKMEQINNPDRYLSYGLLLQRNCQQEEGKKYLEKSLNNASAAVKEQYQSLIKKCTLPDCNYCK, from the coding sequence ATGAGAACGCCTATCGTTAACTCAAATTTTTTTCGATCCCCGGGCCTGATCCTGCAAATGTTGATGATCTTGCAGGTAATAATCTGTAAACCCGCTTTGGCACAGAACGCACTGTTTAAAGAAAAAGACCTCTCGTCTGCGCTGGAAAAAGCAAAAAAGGAACATAAAGGTCTCTTGTTGTATTGCCATACGAGTTGGTGTGTTCCTTGTCGTGAAATAGAACAGGTAACCCTGAAAGATTCCAGTATTAGTGCGTTAATCCAGGCGAATTATGTACCGCTGTCCTATGATCTTGAAGAGGGATTTGGGATAGATATCGCTAAGAAGTATCGTCTTGTATCGGTACCAACCATCATCATCTTAGATAGTGACCTGAAAGTGCATTTCAGATCTGATAAAATTCCCTATCAGATCGGGGACTTTAAAAAGTTTATCAATAAAGCCATTGCTGCGACGAATGATTCACTAAGTATTGCAAAAGGTATCACAGCTGACTTTAAATTGTCTTATCCTCAATTCTATGAAGATTATTTTAATAAACCGAATGGAACGATGGATAGCAGTGTGGTGGCAAAATATCTTGCAACGCAGACAAACCTTTTCTCAGAAGTTAATTGGGGTGTTATCAGTCTCTTTCCTGTTGATTTTAAGTATTATCAGTTTGTAATTGATAATGCAATTAAATTCAAAAGCCTTTTTGGTGATGAAGTGAGGGATAAAATTTGGGTGAATTTATACAAGAATGGTGGGGATTATGCCAAAAGAAAAGATGTTGCAGGATATACAAAGATATTACATGCATATCTGGCGGTTAGATCATCAAATGACTCCCTGAATTACAAGGATTCGACCATGTACATGATCAAATATTATGCGAAGGCAGGAGACAATTGGGAGGTGTATCAAAACTTAGTTGATGCATATACTACCAGGTATAATATGTCTTACACATATTTTTGGGAGTTGATTATGCAGCAATGTACGCCTCCGGCAATTAACCAATTCTTTTTAAAAGGGATCTCAGCTAAAATGGAACAGATAAATAACCCGGACCGTTATCTGTCATATGGTTTATTACTTCAACGGAACTGTCAGCAGGAGGAAGGTAAAAAATATCTGGAGAAATCACTTAATAATGCTTCAGCAGCGGTAAAAGAGCAATACCAGTCATTGATAAAGAAATGTACTTTACCGGATTGTAATTATTGTAAGTAG
- a CDS encoding RNA methyltransferase: MRKLSMDELGRKTVEEFKAADKTPIVLVLDNIRSMHNVGSVFRTADAFLIQGIILCGYTPVPPHRDIHKTALGATETVEWQYATTTMEAVKDLQEAGYRVLAIEQAAGSFALDTFEPGTDKPLALVFGNEVSGVDAEVMKVVDGCIEIPQLGMKHSLNISVSTGIVVWDIFVKLKSLKK, from the coding sequence ATGAGAAAATTAAGCATGGATGAACTGGGCCGGAAAACAGTAGAAGAGTTTAAGGCCGCAGATAAAACACCAATCGTACTGGTGCTGGATAATATTAGAAGTATGCATAATGTGGGTTCGGTGTTCCGTACGGCAGATGCTTTCCTGATACAGGGTATTATCCTTTGCGGCTATACGCCCGTACCTCCGCACCGCGACATTCATAAAACGGCACTGGGCGCCACTGAAACGGTAGAATGGCAATATGCCACCACTACCATGGAGGCGGTAAAAGACCTCCAGGAAGCGGGTTATCGTGTTCTGGCCATAGAACAGGCTGCCGGCAGTTTTGCGCTGGATACCTTTGAACCTGGCACAGATAAGCCCCTGGCACTGGTTTTCGGCAACGAGGTGAGCGGAGTAGACGCCGAAGTCATGAAAGTGGTAGACGGCTGTATCGAAATCCCGCAACTGGGCATGAAACACTCCCTGAATATTTCCGTGAGCACTGGTATCGTGGTTTGGGATATCTTTGTAAAACTGAAATCGCTCAAAAAATAG
- a CDS encoding RagB/SusD family nutrient uptake outer membrane protein, protein MKRIIIAISILSVSLFVSCNKKMDLTPNDTISTASFWKSSNDALLALNACYGYLQTGYMYAYDDGKSDNTFAQYPWESTATNISGGNIDPSMDAGYGSRYQALRSLNYFLANIDKAPVTDQVKKRYTAEARAIRAFVYYELAATFGPVPLIKDQYTDPSETAVAPAPQADVIAFSIAELQAAVTDLPASYAGGTGNETGRITSGAAWAMLTRIQLHFGKYADAVASAQKVMGLGYQLFRVASVGTADMSDDFSGYVDFASDADKTKFYKGLSSYEQQFWAANETTNKEVILASQAITNSSYVWGNGLNTLMPPSALGGWSSITPTQSLVNAYWNRNGSAFVPQTPAARATNFNDGNSNAAFYAEFKNRDTRFYASILFPSATWNRYSPGYTFTWKSGVNNNNSKTGYNFRKLVDPAYNTTEWDGAQDFPIIRYAEILLAYAEAKNEVGGPDATIYAALDDIRDRAGMPAVDQSVYNSKESLRDLIRNERRIELAGEGQRYYDIRRWNIAGNVMNNITDLNNSLVQERVWDNKFVVMPYPQSAIDRNPQLKSAQSQKGY, encoded by the coding sequence ATGAAAAGAATTATTATAGCAATATCTATATTATCCGTAAGCCTTTTTGTTAGCTGTAACAAGAAGATGGACCTTACACCAAATGATACGATTTCCACGGCCTCCTTCTGGAAATCCTCTAATGACGCATTGCTGGCTTTAAATGCCTGCTACGGCTACCTGCAAACAGGTTATATGTACGCGTACGACGATGGTAAATCCGATAACACCTTCGCGCAATATCCTTGGGAAAGTACTGCTACCAACATCAGTGGTGGTAATATCGATCCTTCCATGGATGCAGGATATGGCAGCCGTTACCAGGCATTAAGAAGTCTGAACTATTTCCTGGCCAATATCGACAAAGCACCTGTTACTGACCAGGTCAAAAAAAGATATACCGCAGAAGCACGCGCCATCAGAGCATTCGTTTACTATGAACTGGCAGCCACCTTCGGACCTGTTCCTTTAATTAAAGATCAGTATACAGATCCTTCCGAAACAGCTGTCGCCCCTGCTCCTCAGGCGGATGTTATTGCTTTTTCTATCGCTGAGTTACAGGCAGCCGTAACCGACTTACCAGCTTCCTATGCCGGTGGTACCGGTAATGAAACGGGCCGCATTACTTCAGGTGCAGCCTGGGCTATGCTGACACGTATCCAGTTACATTTTGGCAAATATGCAGATGCAGTAGCCAGCGCCCAGAAAGTGATGGGACTGGGATATCAGCTCTTCCGCGTGGCAAGCGTTGGTACTGCTGATATGAGCGATGACTTCTCCGGTTATGTTGATTTCGCCAGCGATGCAGATAAAACTAAGTTCTACAAAGGTTTATCCAGCTACGAACAACAATTCTGGGCAGCTAATGAAACAACGAATAAAGAAGTGATCCTGGCCTCCCAGGCAATTACTAATTCTTCCTACGTTTGGGGTAATGGTCTGAATACACTGATGCCGCCATCAGCATTGGGTGGATGGAGTTCTATCACACCTACGCAAAGCCTGGTAAATGCTTATTGGAACCGTAATGGCAGCGCTTTTGTGCCGCAAACACCTGCTGCAAGAGCGACTAACTTCAACGATGGTAACTCCAATGCTGCTTTCTATGCTGAGTTCAAAAACAGGGATACCAGGTTCTATGCCAGCATCCTCTTTCCTTCTGCAACCTGGAACAGGTATTCCCCTGGTTATACTTTCACCTGGAAATCCGGTGTAAATAACAACAACAGTAAAACCGGCTATAACTTCCGTAAACTGGTAGATCCTGCTTACAACACCACAGAGTGGGATGGCGCACAGGATTTCCCTATCATCCGCTATGCGGAGATTTTATTAGCTTATGCAGAAGCTAAGAACGAAGTAGGCGGACCTGATGCCACTATCTACGCTGCATTGGATGATATCAGAGACAGGGCCGGTATGCCTGCTGTAGACCAGTCTGTATACAATTCTAAAGAAAGCCTGAGAGACCTGATCAGAAATGAAAGAAGGATAGAACTCGCAGGAGAAGGCCAGCGTTACTACGATATCCGCAGATGGAATATCGCCGGCAATGTAATGAATAACATTACTGACCTGAATAATTCATTGGTACAGGAAAGGGTATGGGACAACAAGTTTGTTGTAATGCCTTATCCTCAGTCTGCCATCGACAGAAATCCGCAGTTAAAATCTGCACAGTCACAAAAAGGATACTAG